Genomic DNA from Desulfovibrio sp. JC022:
CCATGAAATAATTGAGCCTATCTCCTGGTCCAGCAATCTCTGGGTTATGTCCCTCGGCTTTATGCTGCCCAGTAAAGACGATCCGGTCATCTGGCGCGGCCCGGTAAAAATCGGCCTGATCAAGCAGTTCGTGCAGGATGTTGCCTGGAACGACCTTGATTTCCTCGTTGTTGACTGCCCTCCCGGAACCGGTGACGAACCCCTTTCCGCATTGCAGACCCTCGGTCAGGACGCCCATGCTGTTATCGTAACCACCCCTCAGGGCGTGGCTGTTGACGATGTGCGCCGCTCTGTAAACTTCTGCAAACAGGTCGGCAACCCTGTTCTCGGTATTGTTGAGAACATGAGCGGTTTCGTCTGCCCTGACTGCGGCAATGTACATAATATTTTCAATTCCGGTGGCGGTGAAGAACTTGCCAAAGAAACCGGAGTAAACTTCCTCGGTCGCGTTCCTCTTGATCCTGAAGTAGGACGTTCCGGCGATGAAGGTTACCCCATCATCCGTACTGATCACGAAAGTGCAACAGGACAGGCTCTGAACACCATCATCAAACCCATGCTGAATCTCACCGAGACTTTACAGGAAAACAATGAGATGCCTAAACCTGAAGAATTTGAAGTCAAAAACGGCATGATGAGAATTGCGGTTCCCGTTGCAGCAGGCAAACTCTGCATGCATTTCGGCCATTGCGAACAATTCGCTCTCATGGATATTGATATTGCGACCAAAGGTATTGTAGCCACCAATATGGAAACTCCCCCGCCCCATGAGCCCGGCGTACTTCCCAAGTGGATCGCCGATCAGGGCGTACAGCTGGTACTGGCTGGCGGCATGGGTTCACGGGCACAGTCCCTGTTCACTGACGCCGGCGTTAAAGTCATTGTCGGCTCCCCTGCTGAAGCCCCTGAAAACGTGGTTTCCAGCTACCTCGCAGGTACCCTCCAGACAGGATCGAATACCTGCGACCACTAAAAGCCATAAGTACATCTACCGTACATATCTCGAACCGAAACAGCCTGCGCTAATCCCGCAGGCTGTTTTGCATTTCTAAAGAGTATATGCGATTGTTCCATCTCTAATATTTACTAGAAATGAGGAACAGCACATGATCTTAGGTATTGAAGGCAGCCCCCGCAAAAAAGGAAATTCCCACAAAATGTTGCAGGCTATTCTTGGCGGAGCATCCCAGCAGGGAATCCCCGGCAACGAAGTGCATTTGCGGGACCTTAAATATGATCCCTGCGTGGGCTGCGAAATCTGCCGTAAAGAAAAAGCATGCCGCCGTTTTGAAGATGACATGACTGATCTTTATCCTGAGATTGAGGAATCAAAGGGGCTGGTGCTCATCTCCCCGGTCCATAACTACAACGTCACCGCATGGATGAAAGCATTCATAGACCGCTTGTACTGCTACTACAATTTTGAGGATACCCGTCCGCGGGCATGGTCCAGCAGACTTGCCGGACAGGGCCGCAAGGCAGTAATCGGAGCCATTGCCGAGCAGGAAGATAAAAAGGATATGGGCTTCACCATTGAAGCCATGCGCCTGCCTCTTGAGGCTTTAGGCTATGAAATAGTGGAAGAACTTCCGGTGCTGCGACTCTTTGACCGGGGCATCATCGCCGAGCATCAGGAAATCATGGAACGGGCGCAAAACGCAGGCATCAAACTGGCAAAGGCTATTTCAGATCAATAATATCCTGCACCGCGATATGCCCGTCGCGGAAGGTGGAGATGATCACGTCTTTATCCGGATCACCGTTGTTGTTGTAATCAAATGTTCCGGTGACCCCATGAAAGGGTGGCATATCCACCAAAGCATCGTGAATTGCCACAGGATCAGCGATTCCGGCGATTTTTGCACCGGCAAAAAGGCTCATCACCGCATCATAGGTCAAGGCTTCGAGCTCGCTGGGATCGACCCCGTTCTTTTTCTTGTAGTCCTTTTCAAATTCAGCCCCGCCTTCGATGGGCAACCCCGGAATCCAGTGGTCGGTATAGTAACTGTTTTTGAAAAGCGAGTTACGTTGCAGCTCAATAGGGTCCCATGAATCTCCGCCCATGAGAATGCCTTTAAACCCAAGTCTACGGGCCTGAGCAACCTGTAATTGCACCTTCTTGGTATTATTGGGCAGGAAAAGAATCTTCGCTCCGGATTCAATTATTTCCTTCAACTGGGTTGAGTAATCACGCTGTCCTGCTGCATAGTTTTGAAAGGAAACAACCTTCCCTCCGCCTTTTAAATAGTCTTCCTTGAAAAAACGGGCCAGTTCCGCACTGTAAGGACTGGAAGAGGCAAAAAGCACTCCCACATCCTTTTGGCCCAGATCATTTTTAGCAAACAGGGCCAGAGCTTCACCCTGCACAGTATTTGTGTATGAAACACGGAAAGAATATTTAAATGAAGTAAGTTTATTGGTTCCCGCAACAGGGGTGATGAAAGGAACTTTATATTCCTCACACACCTTAGCCACAGCCAGAGCGACCTTACTTCCGGCTGCGCCAACAATAGCTGAGACTTTGTCTTTCTCAATCAAACGGAGAGCGGCCTTAGCTGCTATCTCGGAATCGCCGTTGCTGTCCGCAGGAAAAAGCTTAACCTTATACTCCTGCCCGGCTAATTCCAGCCCCCCGGACTTATTGATCTTGTCAGCAGCGTAACGTGCTGCGCGAATGATGTAATTCCCTTTTCTGAACAGTTCTCCGCTTGTAACCGCAACAACCCCGACCTTGAATTCTCCGGAAGTTTTTTTATCCGAGCACCCTGCGCAAAGACAAAGGACGAAAACAAAGACAAAGAAGACCGGAATAAATCTGTATATTTTCATGAAAAACTCCGATTTACAGTTACATCCGAATTAAAAAAACAAAAGGCGGCCTATGTAGACCGCCTTTTACTACACAGCTAAATACCAGCCATGCAGTTGTAAAGTTCTTCGCTCACTTCAATACGGACAATGCCGTCTTCGATGTAAACGCGAATGTTGTTTTCAGGAATCAGGGCCATATCCATGGCGACTTCCACCCATTTACTCCTGAGCTCTGCCGGATCAACATCCTTAAGCGGATGACTCTCTGCTACTTTCCAAGACATTTTTATATCTCCCGTTTTCTATTTTTTATATGTCCTCGGATTCATCCCCAGAAGACAAAAAATTTCATACGTGATGGTCTGCCACCATCCCGCTAGATCCTCTGCACTGATTCGGCCTTCGCCTTCCCCGCCCAGCAGGTAGGCAGTGTCGCCGAACTTCACAGCATCAATGTGGCTCACATCAACAATGCAAAGCTGCATGCAGACCCGGCCCAAAATATTAGCCCGCTTACCGTGGATACAAACCTGTCCGGCATTGGAAAGCCCGCGGCTGTAACCGTCGGCATATCCGGCGCAGACAATGGCGACTGTCATGTCCCGCTCTGCGGTATAGGTGCAGCCGTAGCTGATGGCCTGCCCCTTTTTAAGCTCCCGCACAGCCGCAATTTTTGTACGTACCTGCATGACAGCCTTTAAATCACGACCGCACTCGCTCCACTCAGTGCCCAACAGGGGATTGGAACCGTACAGTGCGATCCCTCCGCGCTGGGCGGAATAATGAACCTGATCATGAACCAGAATCCCGGCGGAGTTGGCAAGTGAGGCTTCAAGCTCGTACCCGGCCTCGGAAAGTCTTTTCAAAATATTTGAAAAAGTCTCCGCCTGCGCGGACATGTATCCCTCGTAAGCCGGATCATCAGAAGTAGCAAGGTGCGAACTTGCCAGAACCGGATGGATCTCGGGGTTAATTTTCAACCATTCAATCAACTTATCCAGTTCATGAACACTGAATCCAAGCCGGGACATGCCGGTATCAAATTTGAGGCTGACATCAACCTTGCGCCCCTGCGCCGCAACAACTCCGGCCAGCATTTCAAGCTGCTCAAATTCACCGCAAAATGGTATAATTCCACTTTGCGAAGCATTGAAACAATCTTCCTCATTGAGTGGCCCAAGCAAGGAAATTATGCGCTTGGAGCAACCGCTTTTCCGCAGTTGCATGCCCTCGCCCACTGTGCCCACAGCAAAAGTATCCGCACCCTCTTCTTCAAGGGCGCGGGCCACTTCAATCAGCCCATGCCCATAAGCATCAGCCTTGACTACACCATAAACCCTGCTCCCCTTTTCACAGAGCAGGCGGTAATTATGGCGGACGGCATTTAGATCTACTTCAACTTCAAGTGCATTATATCCGATAGTCATGAGGAAGCTCCGATGAGATTGCGAGACAGCTACTTACGTTTAAAAAGTTTTTCCATTTCCAGTGCGGACCAGCTGACCAGAACAGGTCTGCCATGGGGGCAGTATTCCCGCTGAGGGCATTTTACCCATGCTTCAAGCAGCGAAAGAGCCTCATCAACTGCGAGGGACAGGTTGGCTTTAATAGCAGACTTGCAGGAAAGCATTATCCAAAGATCATCAAGTGTTTTGGCC
This window encodes:
- the alr gene encoding alanine racemase, which translates into the protein MTIGYNALEVEVDLNAVRHNYRLLCEKGSRVYGVVKADAYGHGLIEVARALEEEGADTFAVGTVGEGMQLRKSGCSKRIISLLGPLNEEDCFNASQSGIIPFCGEFEQLEMLAGVVAAQGRKVDVSLKFDTGMSRLGFSVHELDKLIEWLKINPEIHPVLASSHLATSDDPAYEGYMSAQAETFSNILKRLSEAGYELEASLANSAGILVHDQVHYSAQRGGIALYGSNPLLGTEWSECGRDLKAVMQVRTKIAAVRELKKGQAISYGCTYTAERDMTVAIVCAGYADGYSRGLSNAGQVCIHGKRANILGRVCMQLCIVDVSHIDAVKFGDTAYLLGGEGEGRISAEDLAGWWQTITYEIFCLLGMNPRTYKK
- a CDS encoding ABC transporter substrate-binding protein — its product is MKIYRFIPVFFVFVFVLCLCAGCSDKKTSGEFKVGVVAVTSGELFRKGNYIIRAARYAADKINKSGGLELAGQEYKVKLFPADSNGDSEIAAKAALRLIEKDKVSAIVGAAGSKVALAVAKVCEEYKVPFITPVAGTNKLTSFKYSFRVSYTNTVQGEALALFAKNDLGQKDVGVLFASSSPYSAELARFFKEDYLKGGGKVVSFQNYAAGQRDYSTQLKEIIESGAKILFLPNNTKKVQLQVAQARRLGFKGILMGGDSWDPIELQRNSLFKNSYYTDHWIPGLPIEGGAEFEKDYKKKNGVDPSELEALTYDAVMSLFAGAKIAGIADPVAIHDALVDMPPFHGVTGTFDYNNNGDPDKDVIISTFRDGHIAVQDIIDLK
- a CDS encoding flavodoxin family protein, with the protein product MILGIEGSPRKKGNSHKMLQAILGGASQQGIPGNEVHLRDLKYDPCVGCEICRKEKACRRFEDDMTDLYPEIEESKGLVLISPVHNYNVTAWMKAFIDRLYCYYNFEDTRPRAWSSRLAGQGRKAVIGAIAEQEDKKDMGFTIEAMRLPLEALGYEIVEELPVLRLFDRGIIAEHQEIMERAQNAGIKLAKAISDQ
- a CDS encoding iron-sulfur cluster carrier protein MrpORP; translated protein: MSDHACGSCSSSGSGCSSQGCAPEDMKLKKALSRIKHKIVVISGKGGVGKSTVATNIAVALSLAGKQVGLLDVDVHGPSVPRLLSLEDQKPHIGHEIIEPISWSSNLWVMSLGFMLPSKDDPVIWRGPVKIGLIKQFVQDVAWNDLDFLVVDCPPGTGDEPLSALQTLGQDAHAVIVTTPQGVAVDDVRRSVNFCKQVGNPVLGIVENMSGFVCPDCGNVHNIFNSGGGEELAKETGVNFLGRVPLDPEVGRSGDEGYPIIRTDHESATGQALNTIIKPMLNLTETLQENNEMPKPEEFEVKNGMMRIAVPVAAGKLCMHFGHCEQFALMDIDIATKGIVATNMETPPPHEPGVLPKWIADQGVQLVLAGGMGSRAQSLFTDAGVKVIVGSPAEAPENVVSSYLAGTLQTGSNTCDH